AACCTTCACGAAGACGAAATCAAAACATTTGATGAAAAATCCGCGCGCGAACAACTCGGACTCCCTGCCACAGCCACGATCATCCCCATTTCTGCAAAAATCGAACAGGAATTGGGGCAATTGGCAGAAGCGGAATCTCAAGAATTTCTCAAGGAATTGGGGCTCACCCAGCCCGGATTACATACCTTAATTCGTGCCGCGTACGACACGCTCGGATTGCACCATTATTTCACCGCAGGCCCGATGGAGGTTCGTGCCTGGACCGTCCGAAAAGGCGCGTTGGCCCCCGAAGCCGCAGGCGTGATTCACACGGATTTTGAAAAAGGATTCATCCGCGCCGAAGTGATCTCTTACGACGATTACGTCCGCGATGGCAGCGAGCTCTCAGCCAAAGAAAAAGGCCACATGCGCCTCGAAGGCAAAGAATACGCGGTCAAAGATGGAGATGTGATGCATTTCAGACACGCAGCGTAGCGCACGCACGCAGCGAAGCGGAGTGCGCTTCCCGCATTTTATTTCTCTCCATCTCCCAATGTTAATTATTCCCTCCCTCTACATCGAAAAAGGCCGCACGGTCTCGCTTTACAAAGGCGAGGAGAATGAGCAAAAAACCGTGTACAACAAATCGCCGCTGAATGTGGCAAAAAGTTTTGAAAAACAAGGAGCATCCCTCATTCATATCATCGACATTGACGCCTCGCGCGGGCAGGGGAGCAACAACCTGGATTTGATTAAAAAAATCGTAAATGAATTGAAAATTCCCATCGAAATCGGAGGCGGAATTCGAACCCTCGCCAACATTGAAGCGTTATTTTCCGTGGGCGTGAAACGGGTGGTTTTGGGGGTTTCCGCGGAACCGATTTTGGAAGAGGCGCTCAAAAAATACGGGCCGGACCGCATTGTGTTGGGCATCAAGGCGCGGAAAAGTTTTGTGGAATCCGACAACCTTCCTCCGGATTCGGACGAGGTCCTTGAGGTTGCGGAAAAAGCGCTGGCCAAAGGGGTCCGTTACATGGTGTACAAAGACCTGGAACGGGAAGGCACTTTATTTCATCCCAATTATGACGAGATTGAACGCCTGTTGTTTTTTCTCGGAGGAAAAGCAAAGATTTTTTCATCCGGGGGAGTGACAACACTCGAGGATTTGTCTATTTTGCGCAACTTGGGCGCTACCGGCGTTTTGGTGAGCCGCGCTTTGCTCGAATACAAAATTGACCTCAAAGAAGCGATTCGTTACTGCGAAACCCCGGAGGATAAGCTGTTTGCGTTGGCGCTGGGCAATCCCTAAAAACCTCCAAAGAAAAAGGGGTGGTGTTTCCGAGGGCGCATTGCCAAGGCTATTTTTAGGCAAGCGGAAGGGGAAATTTTTGTGAACCAGACACGCAGCGAAGCGAAGTGTCGCATTTTGAATTTTTGAATTCGAATTCAATGGACCCTTCGTCCCTTCAGGACTGCGGGTCTGCGAAACATTTCGCTCCCATGTGAACGAAAATTCTTCCCGACCGCTTGCCAAGAAGATTCTCCTCCTGCGATCGAGGGAATACCCATCCCTTTTTCTCAATGCATCAGATAAAAATTATGAACATCCTCCATTGAGTGCAACGCATTAAAAACATTGCGCAATTGTTTCATTTCCAGCACCTCCACCACCATAACAATGCAGGTGGTTTTTTCCGTGGGATTATCCGTGACATTCACTTGGTGAATATTTACATTCAAATTTGCAAGAAAGATCCCGATATCACGCAACAGTCCAACCCGATCCTTCACTTTTAAAAATAATTTTACTCGATAATACGCCGTGGGCTTGGTGTTGGATAAAATCGTTAAATGCGGTTCTTTTTTGCGGTCTCCACTTTTGGCAAAAGAATAAGGATGCACCATGCGCGACGGTGAGCCCAAAATTTCTTCCTTGGTGTAAAGATTTTCAATGATTTTATCTTCCGGGATCGATCCGTTGCCCACCCTTTCCAAAAATTCATGCCAGTTTTTGGATTGGAAAAATTCAACCAGTTGTTTCTTTTTTTCTTCGGGTAAAGTTTCAATTTCATGCCTGCCATACAAATGCAATTCTTTTTTCATAAAACTCGCGCCGGCTCGATGACATTGTTCCGAACTTTGTTGTTTGAGCGATTCTTTGATGCGATGCCGCGCCAAGCTGGTTTTGATTTTATCGAGCCATTCGCGTTTGGGTAATTTTTGATTCGGAGACGTAAGCACCTCCACCACGTCGCCGGTTTTGAGCACCGTGGTCACACTGCATTCCTCTCCGTTAAGACGCAATCGCACCGCATGGTCGCCAAGATTGTTTTGGAGATGATACGCAAAATCGATGCCAATCGCGCCTTGAGGTAAATCCACAACGTCTCCATAAGGGGTAAACACAAAGATTCGATCCTGAAAAATATCCACTTTGAGGTTTTCCAAAAAGTCGAAATTGCTTTTGAGCTCGCGTTGAAGGTCCAGCACTTTTTTAACCCAAGTGGATCGTTTTTTGATTTCTTTTCGAAACGTGGATGGGGGCATGGAGGCCAGTTCTTTGTAGAAAAAGTGGGAGGCAATGCCGTATTCCGCTTCAAAATGCATTTCATGTGTGCGAATTTGAAACTCGGTGGGGGCCCCGTTGATCCCGAAAACCGTGGTGTGCAAACTTTGATACCCATTCGCTTTCGGCACTGCAATGTAGTCTTTGACCCGTCCGGATTTGGGGGGAAATAAGGAATGGATCACCCCCAGCACGCGATAACACGTTTCCCGATCTTTCACGACCACGCGTACCGCCAGTAAATCATTGATGTCTTGGAATCGTTGGCCTTTATCGATCATTTTCCTAAAAATGCTGTACAGACTTTTGGGACGAGCATGAACTTCGGCTTTGATGCCGTTTTTTTTGAGTCGCCACATCACTTTATGCGTGGTGTCTGCGAGTATTTTTTCTTGATGCGGTGTGTTTTGCTCCACCAAATAGGCGAGTTTTTTATATTCGTTGGGATGAATGTAGAAAAAACACAGATTTTCAAGGTCGGATTTGAGCTCCCAAACGCCGAGCAAGTTGGCGATCGGGACATAAATTTCCATGGTTTCTTTGGCGATGCGGAGTTGTTTTTCTTTTCGCACATGCGAAAGGGTTCGCATGTTGTGTAAACGGTCCGCAAGTTTGATCAAAATAATGCGAAGATCGCGCGCACTGTGCAGAAAAAATTTACGCAAAGAATCCACCTGGCGAGCCAGCATATCGTGGCGGTATTTCACTTTGGATAATTTAGTGACGCCTCTCACTAAAAACGCCACATTTTTTCCGAAACGTTCTTCCACATATTTTATGGTATAAGGCGTGTCTTCCACCACATCATGCAAAAAACAAGCGATCAGCGTGTCTTCGTCCACGCGGAGTTTTAATAGGATCAAGGCCACTTCGGTAGGGTGGGTGATGTAAGGCGTTCCATCCATTCGTTTTTGCCCTTCATGCGCACGCATGGCAAAATTATAAGCCGCCTTGAGTCGCTTTTCATTCAAATGCGGAAGATACTTTTTAGCCTGTTTGGTGATGGTGGCGATTGGCATAGAAAGGGAAAATCGCTACAATTACAATAATAAAGGATTATCTCATGAGATTTGGAAAGATGCAAATTTTGTTAAAATGTCCTGACACATATGTCCAAAATTAAGAGGAAGAAAATTGCGGTGCTTGTGTCAGGCGGCGTTGACAGTGCTGTAGCACTGGCTTTGTTGAAAAAAGAAGGGCATGACGTGACCGCGTTTTATCTTAAAATTTGGCTTGAGGATGAGCTTGCGCACTTGGGTTCGTGTCCGTGGGAGGAGGATTTGGCCATGGTCCATGCGGTGTGTGAAAAAGTCGGAGCCCCATTACAAATCGTTTCACTCCAGCAGGAGTATTGGGACGAAGTGGTGCGTTATACGGTGGAAGAAATTCGTCGCGGACACACTCCGAATCCGGACATGTTGTGTAATCAGCGTGTGAAATTCGGAAAATTTTACGACAAAATCGACTCAAGTTTTGAAAAAGTGGCGACCGGGCATTATGCCGGAGTGGAGGAAAAAGCGAATAAATTTTGGCTCAAACGATCACCGGATCCGATTAAGGATCAAACGTATTTTTTGTCTTACTTGAGCCAAAAACAATTGGGTCGGGCAGCGTTTCCTCTTTGCCCTTACACCAAAAAAGAGGTGCGTGAGTTGGCGCACGACATGGATTTACCAAATCAAGCGCGCAAAGACAGTCAGGGCATTTGTTTTTTGGGAAAAATTCCGTTCAGTGAATTCATCAAACACCATTTGGGCGAAAAAACCGGGGATTTGATTGAGATGGAGACCGGGAAAAAAATCGGGGAGCATCAAGGGTTTTGGTATTACACCATCGGACAGCGGCACGGCTTGGATTTGAGTGGCGGCCCGTGGTTTGTGGCACAAAAAGACATTGAGAAAAACATCGTTTATATTTCGAAAAACTATCATTCGGAAGATAAAAAACGCGATCATTGCGCGGTACGCGATTTCAATTGGATCGGGTATGAGCCGCAGCTCAACACGCCACTTTCCCTCAAAGCAAAAATGCGCCACGGCGAACGTTTTTACGACGCCACAGCCACCTTTTCGGATTTAAAAACCGGCACGATCAAACTCAACGCCTCGGACCAGGGCCTTGCCCCGGGCCAGTTTGCAGCGTTGTATGATGGGGAGTATTGCGTGGGGAGCGGGGTGCAGCACGAACGAAGTGTAGTGAAGTGCGGTTAAGAAATGGTTGAACATCAGCGAATTGATGAAAATTCATCATGCGACTGAAAATGATGCATTTTTCTCAAAGTTTCTTCGCTTGCGCTCCGGAACTGTGCGCGTGCAGGCTTTTGGATTTAATTTTAGACTAAACCGAGAAAGTAATCTTTTGGTACGGTTTCTTTGAGTACCAGCTTCGTTCTTCTTGTCAAGCCCTTCCACTCCGTAAATCCCCCAAAATCTGGTATAATAATCAGATAAAAATAAACAAAAAAATATGGGAAAGTCTTATTCGGATCAGGATAGCGCGCATGAATTACGTCTTCAAGAACTTGAAAAGATGGTCGCGCGTTTTATGCAAGAAGTTCAAGAATTGGAGTCTTACGTCCAAAATAAGGTTCAAAAGATCCGCCATGCCGAAATTGAAATTCAAAAAATCAAAGAAAGCCTCAAACAAGCTGCGGTAGAAGTGGACTCTTTGGTGGTGAACCCGCCCAGTGCCGCCACGTTGCGTTCCTGGAGAAAACAAGAAACATCCAGCCTGACCGAACGTTTGGCGGACAAGTTCGCAATTTTAAAAAAACCGGTTTCTTTTCCAAAAATTTCACTCCCAAAACTCCGCGCGCCGAAATTCCATCTCCCGCGATTGCATTTTCCTCAAGTCCGACTCCCGAAATTTCACGCACCAAAGATTCGCTTTCCGCAATTTCACCTCCCCAAATTGAGCCTCAAGCCCTTTTGGACCGGCTTGCGCCACCTCACACGCGCCGCAATATTCTCTT
The genomic region above belongs to Candidatus Gracilibacteria bacterium and contains:
- a CDS encoding 1-(5-phosphoribosyl)-5-[(5-phosphoribosylamino)methylideneamino] imidazole-4-carboxamide isomerase; the protein is MLIIPSLYIEKGRTVSLYKGEENEQKTVYNKSPLNVAKSFEKQGASLIHIIDIDASRGQGSNNLDLIKKIVNELKIPIEIGGGIRTLANIEALFSVGVKRVVLGVSAEPILEEALKKYGPDRIVLGIKARKSFVESDNLPPDSDEVLEVAEKALAKGVRYMVYKDLEREGTLFHPNYDEIERLLFFLGGKAKIFSSGGVTTLEDLSILRNLGATGVLVSRALLEYKIDLKEAIRYCETPEDKLFALALGNP
- a CDS encoding RelA/SpoT family protein — encoded protein: MPIATITKQAKKYLPHLNEKRLKAAYNFAMRAHEGQKRMDGTPYITHPTEVALILLKLRVDEDTLIACFLHDVVEDTPYTIKYVEERFGKNVAFLVRGVTKLSKVKYRHDMLARQVDSLRKFFLHSARDLRIILIKLADRLHNMRTLSHVRKEKQLRIAKETMEIYVPIANLLGVWELKSDLENLCFFYIHPNEYKKLAYLVEQNTPHQEKILADTTHKVMWRLKKNGIKAEVHARPKSLYSIFRKMIDKGQRFQDINDLLAVRVVVKDRETCYRVLGVIHSLFPPKSGRVKDYIAVPKANGYQSLHTTVFGINGAPTEFQIRTHEMHFEAEYGIASHFFYKELASMPPSTFRKEIKKRSTWVKKVLDLQRELKSNFDFLENLKVDIFQDRIFVFTPYGDVVDLPQGAIGIDFAYHLQNNLGDHAVRLRLNGEECSVTTVLKTGDVVEVLTSPNQKLPKREWLDKIKTSLARHRIKESLKQQSSEQCHRAGASFMKKELHLYGRHEIETLPEEKKKQLVEFFQSKNWHEFLERVGNGSIPEDKIIENLYTKEEILGSPSRMVHPYSFAKSGDRKKEPHLTILSNTKPTAYYRVKLFLKVKDRVGLLRDIGIFLANLNVNIHQVNVTDNPTEKTTCIVMVVEVLEMKQLRNVFNALHSMEDVHNFYLMHGEKGMGIPSIAGGESSWQAVGKNFRSHGSEMFRRPAVLKGRRVHGIRIQKFKMRHFASLRVWFTKISPSACLKIALAMRPRKHHPFFFGGF
- the mnmA gene encoding tRNA 2-thiouridine(34) synthase MnmA; the protein is MSKIKRKKIAVLVSGGVDSAVALALLKKEGHDVTAFYLKIWLEDELAHLGSCPWEEDLAMVHAVCEKVGAPLQIVSLQQEYWDEVVRYTVEEIRRGHTPNPDMLCNQRVKFGKFYDKIDSSFEKVATGHYAGVEEKANKFWLKRSPDPIKDQTYFLSYLSQKQLGRAAFPLCPYTKKEVRELAHDMDLPNQARKDSQGICFLGKIPFSEFIKHHLGEKTGDLIEMETGKKIGEHQGFWYYTIGQRHGLDLSGGPWFVAQKDIEKNIVYISKNYHSEDKKRDHCAVRDFNWIGYEPQLNTPLSLKAKMRHGERFYDATATFSDLKTGTIKLNASDQGLAPGQFAALYDGEYCVGSGVQHERSVVKCG